AATTATAAATAGTATTTTTACGGAATATAATATAGACACGGTTGTTCATTTTGCAGCTGAAAGTCATGTTGACCGCTCTATTTTGGGTCCTGAGGTTTTTTTAAAGACAAATGTTTTGGGAACCTTTAACCTTTTGGAGACTGCAAAGCAATTTTGGAAAAAACCTGACGGAACAATGCGTGATGACGTTCTTTTTCACCATATCAGTACGGATGAGGTTTACGGTTCTTTGGGAACTGAAGGCTATTTTGAAGAAACTACAGCCTATGACCCTCGTTCTCCTTATTCTGCAAGCAAGGCATCAAGCGATCACTTGGTAAAAGCTTACTTCCATACCTATGGGCTGCCTGCTACTATTTCAAACTGTTCCAATAATTACGGGCCGTTTCAATTCCCTGAAAAATTGATTCCTCTTATGATTTTAAATATGCTTGAAGGTAAAAATCTTCCCGTTTACGGTGACGGTAAGCAAATTAGAGACTGGATACATGTTGAAGACCACAATGAAGCTGTAAGACTTATACTAAAAAACGGAAGAGCAGGGGAGACCTATAATATCGGCGGTGAAAATGAATGGGAAA
The DNA window shown above is from Treponema denticola and carries:
- the rfbB gene encoding dTDP-glucose 4,6-dehydratase; this translates as MRSLQNILVTGGAGFIGSNFIRTLLKKEDAFTGRIINLDALTYAGNAASLADMESEFGGSRYFFIHGNICDKEIINSIFTEYNIDTVVHFAAESHVDRSILGPEVFLKTNVLGTFNLLETAKQFWKKPDGTMRDDVLFHHISTDEVYGSLGTEGYFEETTAYDPRSPYSASKASSDHLVKAYFHTYGLPATISNCSNNYGPFQFPEKLIPLMILNMLEGKNLPVYGDGKQIRDWIHVEDHNEAVRLILKNGRAGETYNIGGENEWENIKLLNRLIQIVCKKTGLNEENVRKTITHVTDRLGHDRRYAIDCTKIKNELNWKRSFDFEAGLQNTVDWYLNNKNWIENVRSGEYRNWIEKNYNER